A single window of Opisthocomus hoazin isolate bOpiHoa1 chromosome 5, bOpiHoa1.hap1, whole genome shotgun sequence DNA harbors:
- the LOC104326194 gene encoding toll-like receptor 2 type-2 gives MTTQTWRVWAIYMALAANLSKEQVLKQACPSCDATQLCNCSSMGLDFVPPGLTGKITTLDLAHNRIKHIRSQDLQQALNLRVLLLQCNEISSIDKDSFLSLGKLELLDLSNNSLAHLSPVWFGHLFSLQHLHLQGNTYRDLGESSPFSNLRNLSSLHLGNPWFSTMRQGNFEGIAFLDKLWIDGGNLSQYEPGSLKSIKQINHMIINLRSITVFSAIVGDLLHSVICLEVRKIAFSTPAEMQLLRVMSSSFAKKISFKQVLLTDATVPEMINILADMPKLVEVEFIDCRLLGTGRWEIQIQANQSQTVKVLTIEKLSIEQFYLFTDLRAVEGLLSFLTKITVANTKVFLVPCSISQHLQSLEYLDLSSNLLGDQSLEHSACQHAWPSLQTLNLSQNSLRDLEMTGKTLSHLRKLILLDISQNNFGEIPDVCKWPKTLKYLNLSSTQIPQLTTCIPPTLEVLDVSANNLKELGLHLPLLKELYLAKNQLKTLPGAAPVPNLVAMTISRNKLNSFSREELESFKKMELLDASDNNFICSCEFLSFIHHQARIAQVLVGWPDKYICDSPLAVRGAQVGAVHLSLLECHRTLVVSLICALVFLVILLLVAVGYKYHAIWYLRMTWAWLQAKRKPKRAPSKDICYDAFVSYSENDSDWVENVMVQELEQACPPFRLCLHKRDFVPGKWIVDNIIDSIEKSHKTLFVLSEHFVQSEWCKYELDFSHFRLFDENNDAAILILLEPIQSKAIPKRFCKLRKIMNTKTYLEWPPGKEQQEMFWENLKGALKL, from the coding sequence ATGACTACACAGACTTGGCGAGTGTGGGCCATCTACATGGCCTTAGCTGCAAACCTCTCCAAAGAGCAAGTGCTGAAGCAGGCCTGTCCTTCATGCGATGCCACTCAGCTTTGCAACTGCTCTTCCATGGGCTTGGACTTCGTTCCCCCGGGGCTCACAGGCAAAATCACAACGTTAGACCTGGCCCACAACAGGATAAAGCACATCCGATCCCAGGATCTGCAGCAGGCTCTCAACCTGAGAGTTCTGCTGCTACAGTGCAACGAAATCAGCTCAATAGACAAGGACTCATTTCTCTCCCTTGGGAAACTGGAGCTCTTGGACTTATCAAACAACAGCTTGGCTCACTTGTCCCCTGTGTGGTTTGGGCACCTTTTCTCTCTCCAACACCTCCACCTTCAGGGGAACACCTACAGAGACCTGGGGGAAAGCTCCCCCTTTTCTAACCTGAGGAACCTGAGCTCTCTCCACCTGGGCAACCCATGGTTCTCCACGATGAGGCAAGGAAACTTTGAGGGCATTGCGTTTCTTGACAAGTTGTGGATTGATGGCGGTAATCTCAGTCAGTATGAGCCAGGAAGTTTGAAATCGATCAAGCAGATAAATCACATGATCATAAACTTAAGAAGTATTACTGTATTCTCAGCAATTGTCGGGGACCTTCTGCACTCTGTCATTTGCTTAGAAGTGAGAAAGATAGCATTCAGTACACCTGCTGAAATGCAACTATTGAGAGTTATGTCATCGtcttttgcaaagaaaatttcttttaaacaggTCTTGTTAACAGATGCTACTGTGCCTGAGATGATCAACATTTTAGCAGACATGCCAAAATTGGTAGAGGTGGAGTTTATAGACTGTAGACTCCTGGGAACTGGACGATGGGAAATACAAATTCAAGCAAACCAATCACAGACGGTAAAAGTTCTGACAATAGAGAAATTATCTATTGAacaattttatttgtttacagaTCTTCGGGCTGTGGAAGGTCTACTATCTTTTCTTACCAAAATCACAGTTGCAAACACCAAGGTCTTTTTGGTACCATGCAGCATTTCGCAGCATCTTCAGTCATTAGAGTATCTTGACCTTAGTTCAAATTTGCTTGGAGACCAGAGTTTGGAGCATTCAGCCTGCCAGCATGCTTGGCCCTCACTACAAACTCTAAATTTAAGTCAGAATTCACTGCGTGACTTAGAAATGACGGGTAAAACTTTGTCTCATCTAAGAAAACTAATTCTCTTAGACATTAGCCAAAATAACTTTGGTGAGATTCCAGATGTGTGCAAATGGCCAAAAACCCTGAAATATTTAAACCTCTCCAGCACTCAAATTCCTCAACTAACGACTTGCATTCCCCCGACGCTGGAAGTTTTGGATGTTAGTGCTAACAACTTGAAGGAGTTGGGACTGCATCTGCCACTTCTCAAAGAGCTATACCTTGCAAAAAACCAACTGAAAACCTTGCCTGGTGCTGCACCCGTTCCTAACTTAGTGGCCATGACAATCAGCAGAAACAAGCTCAACAGCTTCTCCAGGGAAGAGTTGGAGTCCTTCAAGAAAATGGAGCTGCTGGATGCCAGCGACAACAACTTCATCTGTTCCTGCGAATTCCTCTCCTTCATCCACCACCAGGCCAGGATAGCCCAGGTGCTGGTGGGGTGGCCAGACAAGTACATCTGTGACTCTCCCCTGGCAGTGAGAGGGGCGCAGGTTGGAGCTGTGCACCTCTCCCTGTTGGAGTGCCACAGGACCCTCGTGGTGTCATTGATCTGCGCCCTAGTGTTCCtggtcatcctcctcctcgtgGCTGTCGGCTACAAGTACCACGCCATCTGGTACCTGAGAATGACCTGGGCATGGCTGCAAGCCAAGCGGAAGCCCAAGCGAGCCCCCTCCAAGGACATCTGCTACGATGCTTTTGTCTCCTACAGCGAGAATGACTCTGACTGGGTGGAAAACGTGATggtgcaggagctggagcaggccTGCCCGCCGTTTCGGCTCTGCCTCCACAAGCGGGACTTTGTGCCTGGGAAGTGGATTGTGGACAACATCATTGACTCCATAGAGAAGAGCCACAAAACACTCTTTGTGCTGTCTGAGCACTTTGTGCAGAGCGAGTGGTGCAAATACGAGCTGGACTTCTCGCACTTCCGCCTCTTTGATGAGAACAACGATGCAGCGATTCTCATCCTCCTGGAGCCCATCCAGAGCAAGGCAATTCCCAAGAGGTTCTGCAAGCTGCGGAAGATCATGAACACAAAGACCTACCTGGAGTGGCCTCCTGGCAAAGAGCAGCAGGAGATGTTTTGGGAAAACCTTAAAGGAGCCCTTAAATTGTAG
- the LOC104331674 gene encoding toll-like receptor 2 type-2 gives MTTQTWRVWAIYMALAANLSKEQVLKQACPSCDATQLCNCSSMGLDFVPPGLTGKITTLDLAHNRIKHIRSQDLQQALNLRVLLLQCNEISSIDKDSFLSLGKLELLDLSNNSLAHLSPVWFGHLFSLQHLHLQGNTYRDLGESSPFSNLRNLSSLHLGNPWFSTMRQGNFEGIAFLDKLWIDGGNLSQYEPGSLKSIKQINHMIINLRSITVFSAIVGDLLHSVICLEVRKIAFSTPAEMQLLRVMSSSFAKKISFKQVLLTDATVPEMISILADMPKLVELELIDCRLLGTGRWEIQIQANQSQTVKVLTIEKLSIEQFYLFTDLRAVEGLLSLLTKVTVANTKVFLVPCSISQHLQSLEYLDLSSNLLGDQSLEHSACQHAWPSLQTLNLSQNSLRDLEMTGKTLSHLRKLILLDISQNNFGEIPDVCKWPKPLKYLNLSSTQIPQLTTCIPPTLEVLDVSANNLKEFGLHLPLLKELYLAKNQLKTLPGAAPVPNLVAMTISRNKLNSFSREELESFKKMELLDASDNNFICSCEFLSFIHHQARIAQVLVGWPDKYICDSPLAVRGAQVGAVHLSLLECHRTLVVSLICALVFLVILLLVAVGYKYHAIWYLRMTWAWLQAKRKPKRAPSKDICYDAFVSYSENDSDWVENVMVQELEQACPPFRLCLHKRDFVPGKWIVDNIIDSIEKSHKTLFVLSEHFVQSEWCKYELDFSHFRLFDENNDAAILILLEPIQSKAIPKRFCKLRKIMNTKTYLEWPLEEEQQEMFWFNLKIALKS, from the coding sequence ATGACTACACAGACTTGGCGAGTGTGGGCCATCTACATGGCCTTAGCTGCAAACCTCTCCAAAGAGCAAGTGCTGAAGCAGGCCTGTCCTTCATGCGATGCCACTCAGCTTTGCAACTGCTCTTCCATGGGCTTGGACTTCGTTCCCCCGGGGCTCACAGGCAAAATCACAACGTTAGACCTGGCCCACAACAGGATAAAGCACATCCGATCCCAGGATCTGCAGCAGGCTCTCAACCTGAGAGTTCTGCTGCTACAGTGCAACGAAATCAGCTCAATAGACAAGGACTCATTTCTCTCCCTTGGGAAACTGGAGCTCTTGGACTTATCAAACAACAGCTTGGCTCACTTGTCCCCTGTGTGGTTTGGGCACCTTTTCTCTCTCCAACACCTCCACCTTCAGGGGAACACCTACAGAGACCTGGGGGAAAGCTCCCCCTTTTCTAACCTGAGGAACCTGAGCTCTCTCCACCTGGGCAACCCATGGTTCTCCACGATGAGGCAAGGAAACTTTGAGGGCATTGCGTTTCTTGACAAGTTGTGGATTGATGGCGGTAATCTCAGTCAGTATGAGCCAGGAAGTTTGAAATCGATCAAGCAGATAAATCACATGATCATAAACTTAAGAAGTATTACTGTATTCTCAGCAATTGTCGGGGACCTTCTGCACTCTGTCATTTGCTTAGAAGTGAGAAAGATAGCATTCAGTACACCTGCTGAAATGCAACTATTGAGAGTTATGTCATCGtcttttgcaaagaaaatttcttttaaacaggTCTTGTTAACAGATGCTACTGTGCCTGAGATGATCAGCATTTTAGCAGACATGCCAAAATTGGTAGAGTTGGAGTTGATAGACTGTAGACTCCTGGGAACTGGACGATGGGAAATACAAATTCAAGCAAACCAATCACAGACGGTAAAAGTTCTGACAATAGAGAAATTATCTATTGAacaattttatttgtttacagaTCTTCGGGCTGTGGAAGGTCTACTATCTCTTCTTACCAAAGTCACAGTTGCAAACACCAAGGTCTTTTTGGTACCATGCAGCATTTCGCAGCATCTTCAGTCATTAGAGTATCTTGACCTTAGTTCAAATTTGCTTGGAGACCAGAGTTTGGAGCATTCAGCCTGCCAGCATGCTTGGCCCTCACTACAAACTCTAAATTTAAGTCAGAATTCACTGCGTGACTTAGAAATGACGGGTAAAACTTTGTCTCATCTAAGAAAACTAATTCTCTTAGACATTAGCCAAAATAACTTTGGTGAGATTCCAGATGTGTGCAAATGGCCAAAACCCCTGAAATATTTAAACCTCTCCAGCACTCAAATTCCTCAACTAACGACTTGCATTCCCCCGACGCTGGAAGTTTTGGATGTTAGTGCTAACAACTTGAAGGAGTTTGGACTGCATCTGCCACTTCTCAAAGAGCTATACCTTGCAAAAAACCAACTGAAAACCTTGCCTGGTGCTGCACCCGTTCCTAACTTAGTGGCCATGACAATCAGCAGAAACAAGCTCAACAGCTTCTCCAGGGAAGAGTTGGAGTCCTTCAAGAAAATGGAGCTGCTGGATGCCAGCGACAACAACTTCATCTGCTCCTGCGAATTCCTCTCCTTCATCCACCACCAGGCCAGGATAGCCCAGGTGCTGGTGGGGTGGCCAGACAAGTACATCTGTGACTCTCCCCTGGCAGTGAGAGGGGCGCAGGTTGGAGCTGTGCACCTCTCCCTGTTGGAGTGCCACAGGACCCTCGTGGTGTCATTGATCTGCGCCCTAGTGTTCCtggtcatcctcctcctcgtgGCTGTCGGCTACAAGTACCACGCCATCTGGTACCTGAGAATGACCTGGGCATGGCTGCAAGCCAAGCGGAAGCCCAAGCGAGCCCCCTCCAAGGACATCTGCTACGATGCTTTTGTCTCCTACAGCGAGAATGACTCTGACTGGGTGGAAAACGTGATggtgcaggagctggagcaggccTGCCCGCCGTTTCGGCTCTGCCTCCACAAGCGGGACTTTGTGCCTGGGAAGTGGATTGTGGACAACATCATTGACTCCATAGAGAAGAGCCACAAAACACTCTTTGTGCTGTCTGAGCACTTTGTGCAGAGCGAGTGGTGCAAATACGAGCTGGACTTCTCGCACTTCCGCCTCTTTGATGAGAACAACGATGCAGCGATTCTCATCCTCCTGGAGCCCATCCAGAGCAAGGCAATTCCCAAGAGGTTCTGCAAGCTGCGGAAGATCATGAACACAAAGACCTACCTGGAGTGGCCTCTTGAAGAAGAGCAGCAGGAGATGTTTTGGTTTAATTTGAAAATAGCTCTAAAATCCTAG